A region of Leifsonia xyli DNA encodes the following proteins:
- a CDS encoding ATP-dependent DNA helicase: protein MESAATPDALLAGLDAQQRVAAEALVGPVCILAGAGTGKTRAITHRIAYGVASGAYAPNRVMALTFTNRAAAELRGRLRQLGAAGVSARTFHSAALAQLNYFWPQVVGGQLPSVLDGKGRILGHAAETLKLKVDTATLRDVAAEIEWRKVSGLGIDQYTAAGRPTPGTLSAEQVADLLQRYEDLKDERKQIDFEDVLLACAGMIESEPAVAMQVREQYRFFVVDEYQDVSPLQHDLLSLWLGTRNDLCVVGDASQTIYSFAGARSDYLLGFEHEHPNATVVRLEQNYRSTPPVIDTANRLMRGRSGALTLRPAELAEGRDREAEPVPAPVGFEDDRAEARAVAGQIAAELAAGARPEHIAVLYRVNVQAAALEQALGDLGISYQIRGAKRFFDLPEVRQAVMSLRAASLVATPDPLFKSVSDVLRSLGWSVEPPEARGAVRERWESLNAIMGLVDEQPPGQTLRGFTDELQARQAGQHEPTMSAVTLATLHAAKGLEWPSVYLVGLSEGLVPISYATTFEQIDEERRLLYVGITRARRRLRLSWSERSNQPGRPSLRQPSRFLAELRPPAVRDSTAPAGVTAEAPGTRTRDGAPTRG from the coding sequence GTGGAGTCCGCTGCGACGCCGGATGCGCTGCTCGCCGGGCTGGACGCGCAGCAGCGGGTGGCGGCGGAGGCGCTGGTCGGTCCGGTGTGCATCCTCGCCGGAGCGGGCACGGGCAAGACGCGCGCGATCACGCACCGGATCGCGTACGGCGTCGCCTCGGGCGCCTACGCGCCGAACCGCGTCATGGCGCTGACTTTCACGAACCGGGCCGCGGCCGAACTGCGCGGGCGGCTGCGCCAGCTCGGGGCGGCCGGCGTCTCGGCGCGGACGTTCCACTCCGCGGCGCTCGCCCAGCTCAATTACTTCTGGCCGCAGGTCGTCGGCGGCCAGCTGCCGTCCGTGCTCGACGGCAAGGGGCGCATCCTGGGCCACGCCGCGGAGACGCTCAAGCTGAAGGTGGACACCGCCACGCTGCGCGACGTCGCCGCCGAGATCGAGTGGCGCAAGGTGTCCGGCCTCGGCATCGACCAGTACACCGCGGCCGGGCGACCGACCCCGGGCACGCTGTCCGCGGAGCAGGTGGCCGACCTGCTGCAGCGCTACGAGGACCTCAAGGACGAGCGCAAGCAGATCGACTTCGAGGATGTGCTGCTCGCCTGCGCCGGGATGATCGAGAGCGAGCCCGCGGTCGCGATGCAGGTGCGCGAGCAGTACCGGTTCTTCGTCGTCGACGAGTACCAGGACGTCTCGCCGCTCCAGCACGACCTGCTCTCTCTGTGGCTGGGCACGCGGAACGACCTGTGCGTGGTCGGCGACGCCAGCCAGACCATCTACTCGTTCGCGGGCGCGCGCAGCGACTACCTCCTCGGGTTCGAGCACGAGCATCCCAACGCCACGGTCGTCCGGCTGGAGCAGAACTACCGTTCGACGCCGCCGGTCATCGACACGGCCAACCGGCTGATGCGCGGGCGGTCGGGCGCGCTCACCCTGCGCCCGGCGGAGCTCGCCGAGGGCCGCGACCGCGAGGCCGAGCCGGTCCCCGCTCCCGTCGGCTTCGAGGACGACCGTGCCGAGGCGCGCGCCGTCGCCGGCCAGATCGCCGCCGAGCTCGCCGCGGGCGCCCGCCCGGAGCACATCGCGGTGCTGTACCGCGTGAACGTGCAGGCCGCGGCGCTCGAGCAGGCACTCGGCGACCTCGGCATCAGCTACCAGATCCGCGGCGCGAAGCGCTTCTTCGACCTCCCCGAGGTGCGGCAGGCGGTCATGTCGCTGCGCGCCGCGAGCCTCGTGGCCACCCCGGACCCGCTGTTCAAGTCGGTGAGCGACGTTCTGCGCTCGCTCGGCTGGTCGGTCGAGCCGCCAGAGGCGCGCGGTGCCGTCCGCGAGCGCTGGGAGTCGCTGAACGCGATCATGGGCCTCGTCGACGAGCAGCCGCCCGGGCAGACGCTCCGCGGTTTCACCGATGAGCTGCAGGCGCGCCAGGCGGGCCAGCACGAGCCGACGATGTCGGCCGTCACGCTGGCCACCCTGCACGCCGCGAAGGGCCTGGAGTGGCCCTCCGTCTACCTCGTCGGCCTGAGCGAGGGCCTAGTCCCGATCAGCTACGCGACGACGTTCGAGCAGATCGACGAGGAACGCCGCCTCCTCTACGTCGGCATCACCCGAGCCCGCCGCCGCCTCCGCCTCAGCTGGTCGGAACGCAGCAACCAGCCCGGCCGCCCGAGCCTCCGTCAGCCCTCGCGCTTCCTCGCCGAACTGCGACCGCCCGCCGTCCGCGACTCCACGGCGCCCGCCGGGGTCACGGCGGAAGCCCCAGGCACCCGCACTCGGGATGGGGCTCCCACGCGCGGCTGA
- a CDS encoding macrolide 2'-phosphotransferase, producing MARSHFTLAALATSAVPDLDVSGARSHSAGGSGDFDSALLSTRDGRTVIVRVPTTQVAETEQSADLVALRALTTGIRSRLPFDVPHYLGQAPVGGTRAVVYEYLPGRHISVEDVPPGDGLAGSIGHAIAAIHALPTAFVGEAGLPVMSAAECLTAANSVIESAASTGLLPTALRDRWRDAAADHSIWQFQPTVINGSLTAESFLVEDDSVSAVLGWSALRVGDPARDLHWLLAMNPEATDGALGAYASTRQVATDRQFTQRAMLYAELEVARWLLHGREVRDQSIVDDAVEMLDGLVDRVHSNSMNPLSTATGPIMAVTDVEAMLDRTPGDRAEGYRRSGGMKPVADDQSDVSSSSA from the coding sequence ATGGCCAGATCCCACTTCACTCTAGCCGCGCTGGCCACCTCGGCCGTCCCCGACCTCGACGTCTCCGGCGCCCGCAGTCACAGCGCCGGCGGGTCCGGCGACTTCGACTCCGCGCTGCTGAGCACGAGGGACGGCCGGACCGTCATCGTCCGCGTCCCCACCACCCAGGTCGCCGAGACGGAGCAGAGCGCCGATCTCGTGGCTCTGCGCGCGCTCACGACGGGCATCCGCAGCCGGCTGCCCTTCGACGTGCCCCACTACCTCGGCCAGGCGCCGGTCGGCGGCACACGCGCCGTCGTCTACGAGTACCTGCCCGGCCGCCACATCTCGGTCGAGGACGTGCCCCCGGGCGATGGTCTCGCGGGCTCCATCGGGCACGCGATCGCGGCCATCCACGCCCTCCCCACCGCCTTCGTCGGCGAGGCCGGACTGCCCGTGATGTCCGCCGCGGAGTGCCTGACCGCCGCCAACTCGGTGATCGAGTCCGCCGCCTCCACCGGCCTGCTGCCGACCGCGCTGCGCGACCGCTGGCGCGACGCCGCGGCCGACCACTCCATCTGGCAGTTCCAGCCGACCGTCATCAACGGGTCGCTCACCGCCGAGTCGTTCCTCGTCGAGGACGACTCGGTCTCCGCCGTGCTCGGCTGGTCCGCACTCCGCGTCGGCGACCCCGCGCGCGACCTGCACTGGCTGCTCGCGATGAACCCGGAGGCGACGGACGGCGCACTCGGCGCCTACGCCTCCACCCGGCAGGTGGCGACCGACCGGCAGTTCACCCAGCGCGCCATGCTGTACGCGGAGCTGGAGGTGGCCCGCTGGCTGCTGCACGGCCGCGAGGTGCGCGACCAGTCGATCGTGGACGACGCCGTCGAGATGCTCGACGGGCTGGTGGATCGGGTGCACAGCAACTCGATGAACCCCCTGTCGACCGCGACCGGGCCGATCATGGCCGTGACCGACGTCGAGGCGATGCTCGACCGCACGCCCGGCGACCGCGCCGAGGGCTACCGCCGCTCGGGTGGGATGAAGCCGGTGGCCGACGACCAGAGCGACGTCAGCTCCTCCTCCGCGTAG
- a CDS encoding ATP-dependent DNA helicase: protein MSTTGFRMRAERTPASAGLALDPAQAEVLGLPDGASAAVLGAPGTGKTTTLVEALAERVHGRGYGTDEVLALSASRTAATALRDRIALRLEVPTQGPLARTATSLAFQLVGERARRLQLDPPRLLTGGEQDQIIAELLSGHLEDNSGPVWPEPLVEEVRVLRGFRTELRELMARCAERGVTPSRLSELGAITGHDEWRAAARFMAEYQLVVDSYRGGFVDSAELIASAVTAVREGSSLDRLRAVFVDDLHEATVATLALLRALAERGVAVVAFGDPDVASTTFRGAEATALGQLESRLGVPATRFVLTTAHRQTPALRELTARVTERIGAAAAGVQRMASAGRPEPVGGSADTDDPRPEIVRLVATSAPSEAARLARKLRERHLLDGVPWSEMAVIVRSGAHVPALSRALAVAEVPTTTSIAGRPLRDDFAARQLITVAGVLLGAVELTPIVANELLLGPFGGLDSISLRRLRLALRQEELAGDGNRPGDDLLVEALQHPAHLATIDASPARRAGRLAETLRSGREKAEQGASIEELLWHAWERSGLAGRWLEHSQRSGIVADEANRHLDGIVALFTAARRFVERYPERPASDFVVELLGAEVPEDTLAAQTAADAVLVCTPSAAIGREFEVVAVSGLQESVWPNLRLRGSLLHPQELADAVEGRSTETEDQRAEVLGDELRMFALAVSRARCQVLLTATANDDEQPSPFLRLAGELAVDDVDEGAHPLSLRGMVGRLRRRLATTGSADAAAALARLADAGVEGADPSSWYGLLEPSTSEPLVDLDDPEAVVRVSPSRLETFEKSPLAWFVDTMAASPSGLAAGIGTVVHAVMEEASTSDDRDLSVERLWQGVEKRWGELAFESPWLEEKERRRTRTLTAGVSEYLRDFERAGGALLGSEGSFELRVGRALVRGTIDRVERTPDGTVVIVDLKTGNRTPSAAEAAEHAQLGAYQLAMEHGAIEQAGGLPSGGAKLLFVAKGVRGKGYREVAQDRVDEERLERLRERVTAAAAGMAAATFTGVVDLGERDPHGRYEYRIHLVPAVSAGAGSAGGGA from the coding sequence ATGAGCACCACAGGCTTCCGGATGCGCGCCGAGCGCACCCCCGCATCCGCCGGCCTGGCGCTCGATCCGGCCCAGGCGGAGGTGCTCGGACTGCCCGACGGGGCGTCCGCCGCGGTGCTCGGCGCGCCGGGCACCGGCAAGACGACGACGCTGGTGGAGGCGCTGGCCGAGCGCGTGCACGGGCGCGGCTACGGCACGGACGAGGTGCTCGCTCTGAGCGCCTCCCGCACCGCCGCGACGGCCCTGCGCGACCGCATCGCGTTGCGCCTGGAGGTGCCGACCCAGGGGCCGCTCGCCCGCACCGCCACCTCCCTCGCCTTCCAGCTGGTGGGGGAGCGCGCGCGGAGGCTCCAGCTCGACCCGCCCCGCCTGCTGACCGGTGGCGAGCAGGATCAGATCATCGCCGAGCTGCTCAGCGGCCACCTGGAGGACAACTCCGGTCCGGTCTGGCCGGAGCCGCTCGTCGAGGAGGTCCGCGTGCTGCGGGGGTTCCGCACCGAGCTGCGCGAGCTGATGGCGCGGTGCGCCGAGCGCGGAGTGACGCCGTCGCGGCTCTCCGAGCTCGGCGCGATCACCGGGCATGACGAGTGGCGTGCCGCGGCGCGCTTCATGGCGGAGTACCAGCTCGTGGTCGACAGCTACCGCGGCGGGTTCGTCGACTCCGCCGAGCTGATCGCCTCGGCGGTGACCGCGGTCCGCGAGGGCAGCTCGCTCGACCGGCTGCGCGCGGTGTTCGTCGACGACCTGCATGAGGCCACGGTCGCGACCCTGGCGCTGCTGCGGGCTCTCGCGGAGCGCGGCGTCGCGGTGGTCGCATTCGGCGACCCGGATGTCGCGTCCACCACGTTCCGCGGCGCGGAGGCGACCGCTCTCGGCCAGCTCGAGTCGCGACTCGGCGTGCCGGCGACCCGGTTCGTCCTGACCACCGCGCACCGGCAGACCCCGGCCCTCCGCGAGCTCACGGCGCGCGTGACGGAGCGCATCGGCGCGGCAGCCGCGGGGGTGCAGCGGATGGCATCGGCCGGGCGTCCCGAGCCGGTGGGAGGCTCCGCCGACACCGACGACCCGCGCCCGGAGATCGTCCGCTTGGTCGCCACCTCCGCACCGTCCGAGGCGGCGCGCCTCGCCCGCAAGCTGCGCGAGCGCCACCTGCTCGACGGCGTCCCGTGGAGCGAGATGGCCGTGATCGTGCGGTCCGGCGCCCACGTTCCCGCGCTGTCCCGCGCCCTGGCCGTCGCCGAGGTGCCGACGACGACGAGCATCGCGGGCCGTCCCCTCCGCGACGACTTCGCGGCTCGGCAGCTCATCACGGTGGCCGGCGTGCTGCTCGGCGCGGTCGAGCTGACGCCGATCGTGGCGAACGAACTGCTGCTCGGACCGTTCGGCGGCCTCGACAGCATCAGCCTCCGCCGTCTACGGCTGGCGCTCCGGCAGGAGGAGCTCGCGGGCGACGGCAACCGCCCCGGCGACGACCTGCTCGTCGAGGCGCTCCAGCATCCCGCGCACCTGGCGACCATCGACGCGTCGCCCGCGCGCCGCGCGGGCCGGCTCGCCGAGACGCTGCGCTCGGGCCGCGAGAAGGCCGAGCAGGGCGCCTCGATCGAGGAGCTGCTGTGGCACGCATGGGAGCGCAGCGGTCTGGCCGGGCGCTGGCTGGAGCACTCGCAGCGCAGCGGCATCGTCGCCGACGAGGCCAACCGCCACCTCGACGGCATCGTCGCCCTCTTCACGGCCGCCCGGCGGTTCGTCGAGCGGTACCCCGAGCGGCCCGCGTCCGACTTCGTGGTCGAGCTGCTGGGAGCGGAGGTCCCCGAGGACACCCTGGCCGCGCAGACGGCGGCCGACGCCGTGCTCGTCTGCACGCCGAGCGCCGCGATCGGCCGCGAGTTCGAGGTGGTCGCGGTCTCCGGGCTGCAGGAGAGCGTGTGGCCCAACCTGCGCCTCCGCGGTTCGCTGCTGCACCCGCAGGAGCTCGCCGACGCGGTGGAGGGACGCAGCACCGAGACCGAGGACCAGCGCGCCGAGGTGCTCGGCGACGAACTCCGGATGTTCGCCCTCGCCGTCTCCCGCGCCCGCTGTCAGGTGCTGCTCACGGCCACCGCGAACGACGACGAGCAGCCGTCCCCGTTCCTGCGGCTGGCGGGGGAGCTGGCCGTCGACGACGTCGACGAGGGCGCGCATCCACTGTCCCTGCGCGGCATGGTAGGACGTCTGCGCCGCCGGCTCGCGACCACCGGCTCCGCCGACGCCGCCGCGGCCCTCGCCCGGCTCGCCGACGCCGGGGTGGAGGGCGCCGATCCTTCGTCGTGGTACGGCCTGCTCGAGCCGTCCACGAGCGAGCCGCTGGTCGACCTCGACGACCCCGAGGCGGTCGTCCGGGTCTCGCCGTCGCGGCTCGAGACGTTCGAGAAGTCTCCGCTCGCCTGGTTCGTGGACACGATGGCTGCGTCGCCGAGCGGGCTCGCCGCCGGCATCGGCACGGTCGTGCACGCTGTGATGGAGGAGGCGAGCACCAGCGACGATCGCGACCTCAGTGTCGAGCGGCTCTGGCAGGGCGTCGAGAAGCGCTGGGGCGAGCTCGCCTTCGAGTCGCCGTGGCTGGAAGAGAAGGAGCGGCGGCGTACGCGCACGCTCACCGCCGGGGTCTCGGAGTACCTCCGGGACTTCGAGCGGGCGGGAGGCGCACTCCTCGGCTCGGAGGGCTCCTTCGAGCTGCGCGTCGGGCGGGCCCTCGTCCGCGGCACGATCGACCGCGTCGAGCGCACCCCCGACGGCACTGTCGTCATCGTCGACCTCAAGACCGGCAACCGCACGCCCTCCGCCGCCGAGGCGGCCGAGCACGCGCAGCTCGGCGCGTACCAGCTCGCCATGGAGCACGGCGCGATCGAGCAGGCGGGAGGGCTGCCGTCCGGGGGAGCGAAGCTGCTGTTCGTGGCCAAGGGCGTGCGCGGCAAGGGCTACCGCGAGGTGGCGCAGGACCGTGTCGACGAGGAGAGGCTGGAGCGCCTCCGCGAGCGCGTCACCGCTGCCGCCGCCGGCATGGCCGCCGCGACCTTCACCGGGGTGGTCGACCTCGGAGAACGCGACCCGCACGGGCGCTACGAGTACCGCATCCATCTGGTCCCCGCCGTCAGTGCGGGCGCGGGCAGTGCGGGAGGTGGCGCATGA
- a CDS encoding ATP-binding protein — MEIRIGIVNAPRELSFETSQSAEELTGQVKTALTNGGGVLELHDDKGRLYVVPTAGIAYVEFGTEESRRIGFVG, encoded by the coding sequence GTGGAGATCCGCATCGGAATCGTCAACGCCCCCCGCGAGCTCAGCTTCGAGACGTCGCAGTCGGCCGAGGAGCTCACCGGGCAGGTGAAGACCGCCCTGACGAACGGCGGCGGCGTGCTCGAGCTCCACGACGACAAGGGCCGCCTCTACGTCGTCCCCACGGCGGGCATCGCGTACGTCGAGTTCGGCACCGAGGAATCGCGCCGGATCGGCTTCGTCGGCTAG
- a CDS encoding ATP-dependent DNA helicase, with amino-acid sequence MTDEATHVDDESLLEWATEQAGLDLVEQAFSLAEEESAAPERPRPARSLSAAEIAETLGLPIPTPQQQAVIEAPLRPAIVVAGAGSGKTETMANRVVWLLANGHVRVPEILGLTFTRKAAGELAGRIRTRIEQLVASGVTDVEFDPFEAPEVATYNAFANAIFRENALLIGREPESAVLSEASAWQLARRLVVTSTDDRLVELDKGVEAVTSAVVGLSRALSENVADADEVERMVERFGRIAELPTGNGRVKELYASVRSAVEAVGSLPPLLDLARAFADEKRRRGFVEYSDQVALALAVSERLPEVVADYRRRYRVVLLDEYQDTSVVQTRLLSRLFAGRPVMAVGDPHQSIYGWRGASAANLGRFSADFTGERPGTEGAADEYALSTSWRNPTRVLDAANALVAPLTAASPVHVEQLQPRPGAVAGELTAAFEQTVADEAETVAAWLGERMRERDADGAPPSAALLCRSIKKIDVFTTALARHGIPYHVLGLGGLLEQPVIADLVSALRVMHDPTAGSELIRLLTGAKWRVGPKDIAALRDVASWLAERDHRHQRLDPELRDRLRRSVAGEEGASLVDALDFVLEAPDGHGRLEGFSPVGLERMRDAGRRLDHLRSRVGLDLLDLVTLVQQELLLDIEVAANETAQLGQASLDAFAEQVASYLAADDQATLGSFLSWLAEAEQRDNLAPRSEEAEPGTVQILTIHGAKGLEWDVVAVPRLVDGELPGPPQSRKGWLAFGQLPNEFRGDSAELPVVAWRTAETQKDVHESIAAYEEENVARHLDEQRRLIYVAVTRARRRLLLTGSYWSTQTKPRGPGAYLLELQQAGLLPEDAFPDCDEPDENPLALTSSRVSWPLEPLGARRGRVEAAADAVRRARDLGPGDGGVYARDLDLLLAERARRDEEAGLVELPARIPASRFKDYVSDPASVAAALRRPMPERPYRQTRLGTLFHTWVEERFGTVAGSADELDAYSAELDLAGDLLEAERFAELKATFERSEWAGRAPEKVELEIHITLAGQVVVCKLDAVYRAEDGVHDYQIVDWKTGKAPRDADDLERKQLQLALYRLAFARYAGVDPERIDAVFYFVADDRVVRPERLYAEEELTSLWSSATGFIPPERR; translated from the coding sequence ATGACCGACGAGGCGACGCACGTCGACGACGAGAGCCTGCTGGAGTGGGCGACCGAGCAGGCCGGGCTCGACCTGGTCGAGCAGGCGTTCTCCCTGGCTGAGGAGGAGTCCGCCGCGCCCGAGCGGCCCCGGCCGGCTCGCTCCCTCAGCGCCGCCGAGATCGCCGAGACGCTCGGACTGCCCATCCCGACCCCGCAGCAGCAGGCCGTCATCGAGGCGCCGCTCCGCCCCGCGATCGTCGTGGCCGGCGCGGGCAGCGGCAAGACCGAGACGATGGCGAACCGCGTCGTCTGGCTGCTGGCGAACGGGCATGTGCGCGTGCCCGAGATCCTGGGCCTGACCTTCACGCGCAAGGCGGCGGGCGAGCTCGCCGGGCGCATCCGCACCCGCATCGAGCAGCTGGTCGCCTCGGGCGTGACGGATGTCGAGTTCGATCCGTTCGAGGCGCCCGAGGTGGCGACCTACAACGCGTTCGCGAACGCGATCTTCCGCGAGAACGCGCTGCTGATCGGGCGCGAGCCGGAGTCCGCGGTGCTGAGCGAGGCGTCCGCCTGGCAGCTTGCGCGCCGGCTCGTGGTGACGAGCACCGACGACCGCCTGGTCGAGCTCGACAAGGGGGTGGAGGCGGTCACCAGCGCCGTCGTCGGCCTCAGCCGCGCGCTCAGCGAGAACGTCGCCGACGCCGACGAGGTCGAGCGGATGGTCGAGCGCTTCGGCCGCATCGCCGAGCTCCCGACCGGCAACGGGCGGGTCAAGGAGCTGTACGCCTCGGTGCGATCCGCGGTGGAGGCGGTCGGCTCGCTCCCGCCGCTGCTCGATCTCGCACGCGCCTTCGCCGACGAGAAGCGGCGCCGCGGCTTCGTAGAGTACTCCGACCAGGTCGCCCTCGCGCTCGCGGTGTCCGAGCGCCTTCCGGAGGTCGTGGCCGACTACCGCCGCCGGTACCGCGTCGTCCTTCTCGACGAGTACCAGGACACCTCCGTCGTGCAGACACGGCTGCTCTCGCGCCTCTTCGCCGGCCGGCCGGTCATGGCGGTCGGCGACCCGCATCAGTCCATCTACGGCTGGCGCGGCGCGAGCGCGGCCAACCTCGGCCGGTTCTCCGCCGACTTCACGGGCGAGCGTCCCGGAACGGAAGGCGCGGCCGACGAGTACGCGCTGAGCACGAGCTGGCGCAACCCGACCCGCGTGCTCGACGCCGCCAACGCCCTCGTCGCGCCGCTGACCGCCGCATCGCCGGTGCACGTCGAGCAGTTGCAGCCGCGCCCGGGGGCCGTCGCGGGCGAACTGACCGCCGCGTTCGAGCAGACCGTCGCCGACGAGGCCGAGACCGTCGCCGCCTGGCTGGGCGAACGGATGCGAGAGCGCGACGCCGACGGCGCGCCGCCGAGCGCAGCGCTGCTGTGCCGGTCGATCAAGAAGATCGATGTGTTCACCACCGCGCTCGCGCGCCACGGCATCCCGTACCACGTGCTCGGCCTCGGAGGGCTCCTGGAGCAGCCGGTGATCGCCGATCTGGTCAGCGCGCTCCGCGTCATGCACGACCCGACGGCGGGGTCCGAGCTCATCCGCCTGCTCACCGGCGCGAAGTGGCGCGTCGGCCCGAAGGACATCGCCGCCCTGCGCGACGTCGCCTCCTGGCTCGCCGAGCGCGACCACCGGCACCAGCGGCTTGACCCGGAGCTGCGGGACCGCCTGCGCCGCTCGGTCGCCGGCGAGGAGGGCGCCTCGCTGGTCGACGCGCTCGACTTCGTGCTCGAGGCGCCCGACGGCCACGGCCGCCTGGAGGGCTTCAGCCCCGTCGGACTCGAGCGGATGCGCGACGCCGGCCGCCGCCTCGACCACCTGCGGTCGCGGGTCGGGCTCGACCTGCTCGACCTGGTCACGCTCGTGCAGCAGGAGCTGCTGCTCGACATCGAGGTCGCCGCGAACGAGACCGCCCAGCTCGGTCAGGCCAGCCTCGACGCCTTCGCCGAGCAGGTCGCCTCCTATCTCGCCGCCGACGACCAGGCGACGCTCGGCTCGTTCCTCTCCTGGCTCGCCGAGGCCGAGCAGCGCGACAACCTGGCGCCGCGCAGCGAGGAGGCGGAGCCCGGCACGGTCCAGATCCTGACGATCCACGGTGCCAAGGGCCTGGAGTGGGACGTCGTCGCCGTGCCGCGGCTGGTCGACGGCGAGTTGCCCGGGCCGCCGCAGAGCCGCAAGGGCTGGCTGGCGTTCGGCCAGCTGCCGAACGAGTTCCGCGGAGATTCCGCCGAGCTCCCGGTGGTCGCCTGGCGCACCGCCGAGACGCAGAAGGACGTGCACGAGTCCATCGCCGCCTACGAGGAGGAGAACGTCGCCCGCCACCTCGACGAACAGCGTCGCCTCATCTACGTCGCGGTCACCCGTGCCCGGCGTCGGCTGCTGCTGACCGGCTCGTACTGGTCGACCCAGACGAAGCCGCGAGGACCCGGCGCCTACCTGCTCGAACTGCAGCAGGCCGGCCTGCTTCCGGAAGATGCCTTCCCGGACTGCGACGAACCCGACGAGAACCCGCTGGCGCTGACCTCCTCGAGGGTCAGTTGGCCGCTGGAGCCGCTGGGTGCGCGCCGCGGCCGTGTGGAGGCGGCGGCGGACGCGGTGCGCCGCGCCCGCGACCTCGGGCCGGGCGACGGCGGCGTGTACGCCCGCGACCTCGATCTGCTGCTCGCCGAGCGGGCGCGGCGCGACGAGGAGGCCGGACTGGTCGAGCTCCCGGCGCGCATCCCCGCCTCGCGCTTCAAGGACTACGTCAGCGACCCCGCGTCCGTCGCGGCAGCCCTCCGGCGCCCGATGCCGGAGCGTCCCTACCGGCAGACCCGGCTCGGCACACTGTTCCACACCTGGGTGGAGGAGCGGTTCGGCACGGTCGCGGGCTCCGCCGACGAACTGGATGCGTACAGCGCCGAGCTGGACCTCGCCGGCGACCTCCTGGAGGCCGAGCGCTTCGCCGAGCTGAAGGCGACGTTCGAGCGCAGCGAGTGGGCCGGCCGTGCACCGGAAAAGGTCGAGCTCGAGATCCACATCACGCTCGCCGGGCAGGTCGTCGTCTGCAAGCTGGATGCGGTCTACCGTGCAGAGGACGGCGTCCACGACTACCAGATCGTCGACTGGAAGACCGGCAAGGCGCCGCGGGACGCCGACGACCTCGAACGCAAGCAGCTGCAGCTCGCGCTCTATCGGCTCGCCTTCGCCCGCTACGCCGGCGTCGACCCGGAGCGGATCGACGCGGTGTTCTACTTCGTCGCCGACGACCGCGTGGTGCGGCCCGAGCGGCTCTACGCGGAGGAGGAGCTGACGTCGCTCTGGTCGTCGGCCACCGGCTTCATCCCACCCGAGCGGCGGTAG
- a CDS encoding NADH pyrophosphatase: MSSAPTSFLPLAALPLSRHATDRDHAARSRPALFDELWREPATRVLPLWKGRALLTAESVEAATPAADGWSAPDAGPAVLDLLPVERVTSALIRVYLGRTTVATETEPVGTAVVLEVLTDAAAQELEPDEARWGNLRTVATALSDRDAGLFTEALAMANWHASHTHCPRCGSPTVVEQAGWVRRCLEDQSEVFPRTDPAVIVTVLDADDRLLLGSNAMWEQSRYSLLAGFVEPGESFEAAVEREIFEEAGVRVVDARYKGSQPWPFPASVMVGMTARLADDQSASALDPDGEEILDVRWFSRDELWAAREQIILPGRSSIARALIEDWYGGPLDEPPAA, encoded by the coding sequence ATGTCGTCCGCCCCCACCTCCTTCCTTCCGCTCGCGGCGCTGCCGCTGTCGCGTCACGCGACCGACCGCGACCACGCGGCGCGCTCGCGCCCCGCCCTGTTCGACGAGCTGTGGCGTGAGCCGGCCACGCGGGTGCTGCCGCTGTGGAAGGGGCGCGCGCTGCTGACCGCGGAGAGCGTGGAGGCCGCCACCCCCGCCGCGGACGGCTGGTCGGCCCCGGATGCGGGACCGGCCGTGCTCGATCTGCTCCCGGTCGAACGCGTGACGTCGGCCCTCATCCGCGTCTACCTCGGCCGTACCACGGTCGCGACCGAGACCGAGCCCGTCGGAACAGCGGTCGTCCTGGAGGTGCTGACCGACGCCGCCGCTCAGGAGCTGGAGCCCGACGAGGCGCGTTGGGGCAACCTCCGCACCGTCGCGACGGCCTTGAGCGACCGCGACGCGGGCCTGTTCACCGAGGCGCTGGCCATGGCGAACTGGCACGCCTCGCACACGCACTGCCCGCGCTGCGGGTCGCCGACGGTGGTCGAGCAGGCGGGATGGGTGCGCCGCTGCCTCGAGGACCAGTCCGAGGTGTTCCCGCGCACCGACCCCGCGGTGATCGTCACGGTGCTGGACGCCGACGACCGCCTCCTGCTCGGCTCCAACGCCATGTGGGAGCAGTCCCGCTATTCGCTCCTCGCGGGCTTCGTCGAGCCGGGGGAGTCGTTCGAGGCCGCGGTCGAGCGCGAGATCTTCGAGGAGGCGGGCGTCCGGGTCGTGGATGCGCGCTACAAGGGGTCGCAGCCCTGGCCGTTTCCCGCCTCCGTCATGGTCGGGATGACCGCCCGGCTCGCCGACGACCAGTCCGCCTCCGCGCTCGACCCGGACGGCGAGGAGATCCTCGACGTGCGCTGGTTCAGCCGCGACGAGCTCTGGGCGGCGCGCGAGCAGATCATCCTTCCCGGGCGATCGTCGATCGCGCGCGCCCTCATCGAGGACTGGTACGGCGGCCCGCTCGACGAGCCGCCGGCCGCGTGA